The Medicago truncatula cultivar Jemalong A17 chromosome 4, MtrunA17r5.0-ANR, whole genome shotgun sequence genome includes a region encoding these proteins:
- the LOC11410679 gene encoding uncharacterized protein, whose amino-acid sequence MAKNMCNSEGHLDDTNFSKPMPWIGVYIATASLLSLISMSADLIKGIKTRKLWFPCKYFCLNATSLTIIAVSVKLSVDLNTPMPHRHDQLAKLASSAIICTIMANSMPSLGVTQNSETMMNVLAMAILVITMIVNICIQFGTGVIYEFWIEHGVIMFLMVILLMIMTSSVLCLQKIKHYMELKYKINEEALREESNSKEKQQEFEKVTDRLRDELMKFWMMAHTSSPQFILGRSVSCTASGAFCILSTLTLIEAMLRSYLMSWTVKFCTGECDYKWSTIFILIVQVAAVGVGTIAPALRWFVAVRYRCPNVRKRSCKRIFQVEGYWTDRLVVIRESPISFRIRNRWFRKLAHDAKQMLLCLCIKLQIGMVILCKAVQYISIYPMCWILGFCEFCRTWKFGSSASSLGSSTKQDLRRYILHLEGEEELVEVMIKDNWDATIHWVQQGEKKQPKLFIELLEKKCSILQGFKGVGEFDCDRIPPLHGVEPPYNWSLPIVTLASIIVALPNIEKCLLKKLISTLNEALPYVKFIENNIDKDGKLIKARKAAEIVWLGADLYGKWLDVDLYKLSLQNKSIEETLETLAEIAKTRYEKYKAKYHHVCIKVSPSAWPIKVLASNAMYRISKTILLLNQDVIKGHHTTSEMLFEAVTVIIADILGACLTNLPYVISVKCLNTGIEEREDSVRQAVYVLGKTKKIIEMLENRAFPRVDFCRGTNIEDWCLMHKQKRFCCSSVLSSLEENTAPTKLRDLCLNID is encoded by the coding sequence ATGGCAAAAAACATGTGCAACAGTGAAGGACACTTAGATGACACAAATTTCAGCAAGCCAATGCCATGGATAGGAGTCTACATAGCAACAGCATCACTTTTATCTCTTATTTCAATGTCTGCAGATCTCATTAAAGGCATCAAAACCCGAAAACTATGGTTCCCTTGCAAATACTTTTGTCTCAATGCAACTTCCTTAACCATAATCGCTGTTTCCGTCAAACTCTCCGTTGATCTCAACACTCCTATGCCTCACCGTCATGATCAGCTAGCAAAGCTAGCTAGCAGTGCTATCATTTGCACTATCATGGCTAATTCTATGCCTTCTCTTGGTGTGACGCAGAACAGTGAAACCATGATGAATGTTTTGGCTATGGCTATTTTAGTGATTACTATGATTGTTAATATTTGTATTCAATTTGGAACTGGGGTTATCTATGAGTTTTGGATTGAACACGGTGTTATTATGTTTCTTAtggttattttgttgatgatcaTGACTTCTTCTGTTTTGTGTTTACAAAAGATAAAACATTACATGGAATTGAAGTATAAGATCAATGAAGAAGCTTTGAGAGAAGAATCAAActcaaaggaaaaacaacaagAGTTTGAGAAGGTTACTGATAGGCTAAGAgatgaattgatgaaattttggatGATGGCTCATACAAGCAGTCCTCAATTTATACTTGGAAGGTCAGTTTCATGTACTGCTTCTGGTgctttttgtattttgagtACTTTGACGTTAATAGAAGCGATGCTTCGATCTTATTTGATGTCTTGGACGGTTAAATTTTGCACTGGTGAATGTGATTACAAATGGTCTACAATCTTTATTCTTATAGTTCAAGTAGCTGCTGTTGGTGTTGGGACTATTGCTCCTGCTTTGAGATGGTTTGTTGCTGTTAGATATAGGTGTCCAAATGTGAGGAAAAGGAGCTGTAAGAGAATTTTTCAAGTGGAAGGGTATTGGACTGATAGGCTAGTGGTGATTCGAGAAAGTCCTATAAGTTTTCGGATCCGTAATCGGTGGTTTCGGAAGTTGGCTCATGATGCCAAACAGATGCTGTTGTGTTTGTGTATTAAACTACAGATAGGGATGGTTATATTGTGTAAAGCTGTacaatatatttcaatttaccCTATGTGTTGGATCTTGGGATTTTGTGAGTTTTGCAGGACTTGGAAATTTGGTTCTAGCGCTTCGAGTTTAGGATCAAGCACAAAGCAAGATCTACGACGGTATATTCTGCATCTCGAAGGCGAGGAAGAGTTGGTTGAGGTGATGATAAAAGACAATTGGGATGCAACTATCCATTGGGTTCAACAAGGTGAAAAAAAGCAGCCAAAACTTTTTATTGAGTTATTGGAGAAAAAATGTTCAATCCTGCAAGGATTTAAAGGAGTTGGAGAATTTGATTGTGACCGAATTCCTCCTTTGCATGGTGTAGAACCTCCATATAATTGGTCACTCCCCATTGTGACACTAGCAAGCATTATAGTTGCACTTCCAAATATTGAGAAGTGTTTGCTGAAAAAATTGATTAGTACTCTAAATGAAGCACTGCCTTATGTGAAGTTCATCGAAAATAACATTGACAAAGACGGGAAATTAATTAAAGCTCGGAAAGCAGCAGAAATTGTGTGGCTTGGAGCTGATCTCTATGGAAAGTGGCTAGATGTGGATCTTTATAAACTCTCTCTTCAAAACAAGAGCATCGAAGAGACACTCGAGACCTTAGCTGAGATTGCAAAAACAAGATATGAGAAATATAAAGCAAAATACCATCATGTGTGTATTAAGGTCAGTCCTTCAGCATGGCCTATAAAAGTATTGGCTTCAAATGCAATGTATAGAATAAGCAAAACCATTCTTCTGTTGAATCAAGATGTCATAAAAGGCCACCATACTACTAGTGAGATGCTTTTTGAAGCAGTAACAGTGATAATTGCTGATATATTGGGTGCATGTTTAACTAACTTACCTTATGTTATATCTGTTAAGTGTTTGAATACTGGCATTGAAGAGAGAGAGGATAGTGTTAGACAAGCAGTTTATGTTCTTGGTAAAACAAAGAAGATTATAGAAATGCTTGAAAATAGAGCATTTCCTAGGGTGGATTTCTGCCGTGGGACTAATATTGAAGATTGGTGTTTAATGCATAAGCAGAAGAGGTTCTGTTGTTCCTCTGTACTATCTTCACTGGAGGAGAACACAGCTCCTACTAAATTAAGGGATCTTTGCCTAAATATTGACTAA
- the LOC11426341 gene encoding uncharacterized protein isoform X2: MRMTKNMCNSEGQLDDAQFSKPMPWIGIYIATASLLCLISMSADLIKGIKTRKLWFPCKYFCLNATSLTIIAVSLKLSVDLNTPMPHRHDQLAKLASSALICTIMANSMPSLGVTPNNETMLNVLAMAILVVTMIVNICIQFGTGVIYEFWIEHGVIMFLMVILLMIMISSALCLPKMKHYMELKYKVNEDALREESKQKRHEYNKVTDKLRDELMKFWMMAHTSGPQFLLGRSVSCTASGAFCVLSTLTLLEAMLRSYLMSWSVKFCAGESDYKWSIILILIVQVAAVGVGTIAPAFRWFAAVKYRCPNVRERSRKRIFQVEGYWTDSLVVFRESPISFRIGNRWFRKLAHDVKLIMLCFCIKLQMGMVRVCKAAQFVSIYPMLWILGFCEFFKNWKSKFGGIDSGLGTGRKQDLKRFILHLEGEEELVEVMMKHNCDATAHWIEQGEKKQPKLVIELLEQKCSMLHGFKGVGEFDCDQILPLHGVEPPYNWSLPIVTLASIIVALPNMEKCLVKILISTVNEALPYVKFIENNIDKEGKLIKLRKTSEIVWHGADLYGKWLDVDLYKLSLQNKTPKETLETLAEFAKTRVCIVLLKRGRIVLEKQFMFLVKL, encoded by the exons ATGAGGATGACAAAAAATATGTGCAACAGTGAAGGACAGTTAGACGATGCACAATTCAGCAAACCAATGCCATGGATTGGAATCTACATAGCAACAGCATCACTTTTATGTCTCATTTCTATGTCTGCAGACCTCATTAAAGGCATCAAAACCCGCAAACTATGGTTCCCTTGCAAATACTTTTGTCTCAACGCAACTTCCTTAACCATAATCGCTGTTTCTTTAAAACTCTCGGTTGATCTCAACACTCCTATGCCTCACCGTCATGATCAGCTAGCGAAACTAGCTAGCAGTGCTTTAATCTGCACAATCATGGCTAATTCCATGCCATCTCTTGGTGTCACACCGAACAATGAAACCATGTTGAATGTTTTGGCTATGGCTATTTTAGTAGTTACTATGATTGTTAATATCTGTATTCAATTTGGAACTGGGGTTATCTATGAGTTTTGGATTGAACATGGTGTTATTATGTTTCTTAtggttattttgttgatgatcaTGATTTCTTCTGCTTTGTGTTTACCAAAGATGAAACATTACATGGAGTTGAAGTATAAGGTCAATGAAGATGCTTTGAGAgaagaatcaaaacaaaaacgaCATGAGTATAACAAAGTTACTGATAAGTTAAGAGATGAATTGATGAAATTCTGGATGATGGCTCATACTAGCGGTCCTCAATTTCTACTTGGAAGGTCAGTTTCATGTACTGCTTCTGGTGCTTTTTGTGTTTTGAGTACTTTGACGTTACTTGAAGCGATGCTTCGATCTTACTTGATGTCTTGGTCGGTTAAATTTTGTGCTGGTGAAAGTGATTACAAATGGTCTATAATCTTGATTCTTATAGTTCAAGTTGCTGCTGTTGGCGTTGGTACTATTGCTCCTGCTTTTAGGTGGTTTGCTGCTGTTAAATATAGGTGTCCAAATGTGAGGGAAAGGAGTCGCAAGAGAATTTTTCAAGTAGAAGGTTACTGGACTGATAGTTTAGTGGTGTTTCGAGAGAGTCCGATTAGTTTTCGGATTGGTAACCGGTGGTTTAGGAAGTTGGCTCATGATGTCAAactgattatgttgtgtttctGTATTAAACTACAGATGGGGATGGTTAGAGTGTGTAAAGCTGCACAATTTGTTTCAATTTACCCTATGTTGTGGATCTTGGGATTTTGTGAGTTTTTCAAGAATTGGAAATCAAAATTCGGTGGTATAGATTCGGGTTTAGGAACAGGCAGAAAGCAGGACCTAAAACGGTTTATTCTTCATCTCGAAGGTGAGGAAGAGTTGGTTGAGGTGATGATGAAACATAATTGTGATGCAACTGCTCATTGGATTGAACAAGGTGAAAAGAAGCAGCCAAAACTTGTTATTGAATTGTTAGAGCAAAAATGTTCAATGTTACATGGATTTAAAGGAGTTGGAGAATTTGATTGTGACCAAATTCTTCCTTTGCATGGTGTAGAACCTCCTTATAATTGGTCACTTCCTATTGTGACACTAGCGAGCATTATAGTTGCACTTCCAAATATGGAAAAGTGTTTGGTGAAAATTTTGATTAGTACCGTAAATGAAGCACTACCTTATGTGAAGTTCATCGAAAATAACATTGACAAAGAAGGGAAATTGATcaaacttagaaaaacatctgaAATTGTTTGGCATGGAGCTGATCTCTATGGAAAGTGGCTAGATGTTGATCTTTATAAACTCTCCCTTCAAAACAAGACTCCAAAAGAGACACTTGAGACATTAGCTGAGTTTGCAAAAACAAG GGTTTGCATTGTGCTATTGAAGAGAGGGAGGATAGTGTTAGAGAAGCAGTTTATGTTCTTGGTAAAACTATGA
- the LOC11426341 gene encoding uncharacterized protein isoform X1 — protein sequence MRMTKNMCNSEGQLDDAQFSKPMPWIGIYIATASLLCLISMSADLIKGIKTRKLWFPCKYFCLNATSLTIIAVSLKLSVDLNTPMPHRHDQLAKLASSALICTIMANSMPSLGVTPNNETMLNVLAMAILVVTMIVNICIQFGTGVIYEFWIEHGVIMFLMVILLMIMISSALCLPKMKHYMELKYKVNEDALREESKQKRHEYNKVTDKLRDELMKFWMMAHTSGPQFLLGRSVSCTASGAFCVLSTLTLLEAMLRSYLMSWSVKFCAGESDYKWSIILILIVQVAAVGVGTIAPAFRWFAAVKYRCPNVRERSRKRIFQVEGYWTDSLVVFRESPISFRIGNRWFRKLAHDVKLIMLCFCIKLQMGMVRVCKAAQFVSIYPMLWILGFCEFFKNWKSKFGGIDSGLGTGRKQDLKRFILHLEGEEELVEVMMKHNCDATAHWIEQGEKKQPKLVIELLEQKCSMLHGFKGVGEFDCDQILPLHGVEPPYNWSLPIVTLASIIVALPNMEKCLVKILISTVNEALPYVKFIENNIDKEGKLIKLRKTSEIVWHGADLYGKWLDVDLYKLSLQNKTPKETLETLAEFAKTRYEKYKSKYYLVCIKVSPSAWPIKVLASNAMYRISKTILLLNQDVVKDNNTSQRLFEVVIVMIADILGACLTNLPHVISVKGLHCAIEEREDSVREAVYVLGKTMKIIEMLEKRAFPKVDCCRGTNIEDWRLMLKQNMFSCPSVLSSLEENDICIVPPKLRDICLDID from the coding sequence ATGAGGATGACAAAAAATATGTGCAACAGTGAAGGACAGTTAGACGATGCACAATTCAGCAAACCAATGCCATGGATTGGAATCTACATAGCAACAGCATCACTTTTATGTCTCATTTCTATGTCTGCAGACCTCATTAAAGGCATCAAAACCCGCAAACTATGGTTCCCTTGCAAATACTTTTGTCTCAACGCAACTTCCTTAACCATAATCGCTGTTTCTTTAAAACTCTCGGTTGATCTCAACACTCCTATGCCTCACCGTCATGATCAGCTAGCGAAACTAGCTAGCAGTGCTTTAATCTGCACAATCATGGCTAATTCCATGCCATCTCTTGGTGTCACACCGAACAATGAAACCATGTTGAATGTTTTGGCTATGGCTATTTTAGTAGTTACTATGATTGTTAATATCTGTATTCAATTTGGAACTGGGGTTATCTATGAGTTTTGGATTGAACATGGTGTTATTATGTTTCTTAtggttattttgttgatgatcaTGATTTCTTCTGCTTTGTGTTTACCAAAGATGAAACATTACATGGAGTTGAAGTATAAGGTCAATGAAGATGCTTTGAGAgaagaatcaaaacaaaaacgaCATGAGTATAACAAAGTTACTGATAAGTTAAGAGATGAATTGATGAAATTCTGGATGATGGCTCATACTAGCGGTCCTCAATTTCTACTTGGAAGGTCAGTTTCATGTACTGCTTCTGGTGCTTTTTGTGTTTTGAGTACTTTGACGTTACTTGAAGCGATGCTTCGATCTTACTTGATGTCTTGGTCGGTTAAATTTTGTGCTGGTGAAAGTGATTACAAATGGTCTATAATCTTGATTCTTATAGTTCAAGTTGCTGCTGTTGGCGTTGGTACTATTGCTCCTGCTTTTAGGTGGTTTGCTGCTGTTAAATATAGGTGTCCAAATGTGAGGGAAAGGAGTCGCAAGAGAATTTTTCAAGTAGAAGGTTACTGGACTGATAGTTTAGTGGTGTTTCGAGAGAGTCCGATTAGTTTTCGGATTGGTAACCGGTGGTTTAGGAAGTTGGCTCATGATGTCAAactgattatgttgtgtttctGTATTAAACTACAGATGGGGATGGTTAGAGTGTGTAAAGCTGCACAATTTGTTTCAATTTACCCTATGTTGTGGATCTTGGGATTTTGTGAGTTTTTCAAGAATTGGAAATCAAAATTCGGTGGTATAGATTCGGGTTTAGGAACAGGCAGAAAGCAGGACCTAAAACGGTTTATTCTTCATCTCGAAGGTGAGGAAGAGTTGGTTGAGGTGATGATGAAACATAATTGTGATGCAACTGCTCATTGGATTGAACAAGGTGAAAAGAAGCAGCCAAAACTTGTTATTGAATTGTTAGAGCAAAAATGTTCAATGTTACATGGATTTAAAGGAGTTGGAGAATTTGATTGTGACCAAATTCTTCCTTTGCATGGTGTAGAACCTCCTTATAATTGGTCACTTCCTATTGTGACACTAGCGAGCATTATAGTTGCACTTCCAAATATGGAAAAGTGTTTGGTGAAAATTTTGATTAGTACCGTAAATGAAGCACTACCTTATGTGAAGTTCATCGAAAATAACATTGACAAAGAAGGGAAATTGATcaaacttagaaaaacatctgaAATTGTTTGGCATGGAGCTGATCTCTATGGAAAGTGGCTAGATGTTGATCTTTATAAACTCTCCCTTCAAAACAAGACTCCAAAAGAGACACTTGAGACATTAGCTGAGTTTGCAAAAACAAGGTATGAgaaatataaatcaaaatattatcTTGTGTGTATTAAGGTAAGTCCTTCAGCATGGCCTATTAAAGTATTGGCATCCAATGCAATGTACAGAATAAGCAAAACCATTCTTCTGTTGAATCAAGATGTTGTAAAAGACAATAATACTAGTCAGAGGCTGTTTGAAGTTGTGATAGTTATGATTGCTGATATATTGGGGGCATGTTTAACTAACTTGCCTCATGTTATATCTGTTAAGGGTTTGCATTGTGCTATTGAAGAGAGGGAGGATAGTGTTAGAGAAGCAGTTTATGTTCTTGGTAAAACTATGAAGATTATAGAAATGCTTGAAAAGAGAGCTTTTCCTAAAGTGGATTGTTGCCGTGGGACTAACATCGAAGATTGGCGTTTAATGCTTAAGCAAAACATGTTCAGTTGTCCCTCTGTACTATCTTCACTTGAGGAGAATGACATTTGCATCGTTCCTCCTAAATTAAGGGACATTTGCCTAGATATTGACTAA
- the LOC11410993 gene encoding autophagy-related protein 8f — MAKSYFKQEHDLEKRRAEAARIREKYPDRIPVIVEKAERSDIPSIDKKKYLVPADLTVGQFVYVIRKRIKLSAEKAIFIFVDNVLPPTGAIMSAIYDEKKDEDGFLYVTYSGENTFGDLISH, encoded by the exons ATGGCAAAGAGTTACTTCAAACAAGAGCATGatcttg AGAAGAGAAGAGCTGAGGCTGCTAGGATTAGGGAAAAATACCCTGACCGAATCCCG GTGATTGTGGAGAAGGCAGAAAGAAGTGATATCCCAAGTATTGACAAGAAGAA GTACCTTGTCCCTGCTGATCTCACAGTTGGACAGTTTGTCTATGTTATCCGTAAAAGAATTAAACTAAGTGCAGAAAAGGCCATCTTTATATTTGTAGACAATGTCCTTCCACCTACAG GAGCAATAATGTCAGCCATATATGATGAGAAGAAGGATGAAGATGGGTTTCTTTATGTTACTTACAGTGGGGAGAACACCTTTGGAGATCTGATTTCCCATTAG
- the LOC11407917 gene encoding uncharacterized protein yields MEEALGELERVQTQLLQRISKLEQDSHFPPNPPLINDPHTDTDTETETETETVSRLSSILHTNNVNDFSFKRVASDYYDWPLESRRDALNAASIHHLCKSIVLVNTQAPANVVDCSDRNNSKYYVVVVQYTARFNAEAVRNFLYSLNNGTIAKKKFNLRLAPEEISMELTGYGHNAVTCIGMKTDIPVILDEAIVKLTPDFFWLGGGEVDLKLGIRTSELLRFINPFIVSCSSS; encoded by the exons atggaagaagccCTTGGAGAATTGGAACGAGTCCAAACCCAGCTCCTCCAACGCATATCAAAACTAGAACAAGATTCTCATTTTCCACCTAACCCCCCTCTCATCAACGACCCTCACACTGACACTGACACTGAAACTGAAACTGAAACAGAAACAGTTTCTCGCCTCTCTTCCATTCTACACACCAACAACGTTAACGACTTCTCCTTCAAAAGGGTCGCTTCCGATTACTACGATTGGCCTCTCGAATCTCGTCGCGATGCTCTTAACGCCGCTTCGATTCACCATCTTTGTAAAAGCATAGTTTTGGTTAACACGCAAGCACCTGCAAATGTTGTTGATTGTTCTGATCGAAATAATTCTAAGTACTATGTTGTCGTTGTTCAG taTACTGCTCGGTTCAATGCTGAGGCTGTGAGAAACTTTTTGTACTCTCTCAACAATGGAACTATAGCCAAAAAGAAATTCAACT TGAGGCTGGCTCCTGAGGAAATATCAATGGAGTTAACTGGATATGGGCACAATGCTGTGACTTGTATCGGAATGAAAACAGACATTCCG GTGATTTTGGATGAAGCTATTGTAAAACTGACTCCAGATTTCTTTTGGTTGGGTGGTGGTGAGGTGGATCTGAAGCTAGGGATCCGGACATCCGAACTACTCAGATTTATCAACCCATTCATCGTCAGCTGTAGCAGTAGTTGA
- the LOC11406365 gene encoding L-lactate dehydrogenase A codes for MHKSGSGSTLGPDGLDLTQAFFKPISNAAPPSPTKRHNKISVIGAGNVGMAIAQTILTQDLTDELVIVDNKPDKLRGEMLDLQHAAAFLPRVKINSSVEYSVTAGSDLCIVTAGARQIGGESRLNLLQRNLSLFKAIIPPLARYSPETVLIIVSNPVDVLTYIAWKLSGFPSNRVIGSGTNLDSSRFCFLIADHLQVNAQDVQACIVGEHGDSSVALWSSISIGGIPVLSFLEKQQIAYEKETLENIHKTVINSAYEVISLKGYTSWAIGYSVASLARSIIRDQRKIHPVSVLAKGFYGIGDVEVFLSLPAQLGRGGVLGVTNVHMNKEEEQRLRDSAKTILEVQTQLGI; via the exons atgCACAAGAGCGGTTCTGGTTCGACGTTAGGCCCAGACGGCCTAGATTTAACCCAAGCTTTCTTCAAACCCATCTCAAACGCAGCACCACCATCACCCACTAAGCGTCACAACAAGATCTCCGTCATCGGCGCCGGCAACGTCGGCATGGCCATTGCTCAGACCATCCTAACTCAAGACCTCACAGACGAGCTCGTCATCGTCGACAACAAACCCGACAAACTCCGCGGCGAAATGCTTGATCTTCAACACGCTGCTGCTTTCCTCCCCCGCGTTAAGATCAACTCCTCCGTTGAATATTCTGTCACTGCTGGCTCCGATCTCTGTATTGTCACCGCCGGTGCAAGACAGATCGGTGGCGAGTCTAGGCTTAATCTTCTTCAGAGGAATCTTTCTCTGTTCAAGGCGATTATACCTCCTTTGGCTCGTTACTCGCCGGAAACGGTTCTGATCATCGTGTCTAACCCCGTTGATGTTCTTACCTATATCGCATGGAAGCTTTCTGGGTTTCCTTCTAATCGGGTCATCGGGTCGGGTACCAATTTGGATTCATCTCGGTTTTGCTTCCTCATTGCTGATCACCTCCAGGTCAACGCTCAGGATGTTCAG GCATGCATAGTAGGGGAGCATGGGGATAGTTCAGTAGCATTGTGGTCTAGTATCAGCATTGGTGGTATTCCCGTGCTGAGTTTTTTGGAGAAACAACAGATTGCATATGAGAAAGAAACACTGGAGAATATACACAAGACTGTGATAAACAGCGCTTATGAAGTCATCAGTCTAAAAGGCTACACTTCATGGGCCATTGGGTACTCGGTTGCTAGCTTGGCGCGGTCCATTATCAGGGATCAAAGGAAGATTCACCCTGTGTCTGTTTTAGCTAAGGGCTTTTATGGCATAGGTGATGTTGAAGTGTTTTTGAGCTTGCCAGCACAGCTTGGAAGAGGAGGGGTGCTTGGTGTAACGAATGTGCACATGAATAAAGAGGAGGAACAAAGGCTTAGGGATTCTGCTAAAACTATCTTAGAGGTTCAGACTCAGTTGGGTATTTAA